The proteins below come from a single Coleofasciculus chthonoplastes PCC 7420 genomic window:
- a CDS encoding molybdopterin oxidoreductase family protein, producing the protein MTNSTKTLCPYCGVGCGLEVTPPAQSGKATHRDSEGTPIWRVRGDRDHPSSQGKVCVKGATVSESLDKNRLKYPMMRDSLDQPFRRVSWDEALDRIVLQLQTVRFTQGPEAICMYGSGQFQTEDYYIAQKLLKGCLGTNNFDANSRLCMSSAVSGYIQSFGSDGPPCCYEDLEQTDCAFLIGTNTAECHPIVFNRLHKHCKKNRKVKMIVVDPRRTSTAEAADLHLAIRPGTDIDLLNGIAHLLMRWGKINTLFIDDCTRDFPLYADIIRHYPPELVARKCGIRLDELEKAARYWGDAERVLSLWSMGMNQSSEGTAKVRTLINLHLMTGTLGRPGSGPFSLTGQPNAMGGREAGGLAHILPGYRLVKNPQHRAELEQLWGLNPGQISPEPGLTAWDMILGLETGAVGFLWIAATNPAVSMPDLERTKAALKQSPFTVYQDAYYPTETAAYAHVILPAAQWSEKTGTMTNSERVVTLCPQFRHRVGESRADWEIFAEVGRRLGFREQFDFADSAAVHREFVQLTRGRVCDMTGITYEQLQEAPIQWPHPEENPDVGAGFTDKVLPTSNVTKSAPTNSKRLYTDWRFPTADGRAKFAAYHSRGLAEPPDPNYPLVLTTGRLYGHWHTQTRTGRIPKIQQMHPQPFLEIHPRDAQKLGIEEGNWVEVRSRRGKSRFPAQVTKAIAPGTVFVPMHWGALWAANSEANALTHPESCPDSGQPELKACAVQVSLVPESAEVLWEQEVEQQSILGK; encoded by the coding sequence ATGACTAACTCAACAAAAACACTTTGTCCCTATTGCGGTGTTGGCTGTGGTTTAGAGGTCACACCACCCGCCCAATCCGGTAAAGCCACTCATCGCGATAGTGAAGGAACACCAATATGGCGAGTACGAGGCGATCGCGATCATCCCTCCAGCCAGGGAAAGGTTTGTGTCAAGGGAGCGACAGTAAGCGAATCCTTGGATAAAAATCGTCTCAAATATCCGATGATGCGAGACTCCCTAGATCAGCCCTTTCGACGAGTCAGTTGGGATGAAGCCCTAGATCGCATCGTCCTCCAACTGCAAACCGTCCGCTTTACCCAAGGACCTGAAGCCATCTGCATGTATGGTTCGGGTCAATTTCAAACCGAAGACTATTATATTGCCCAAAAATTACTCAAAGGCTGTCTGGGTACAAACAATTTTGACGCCAATTCTCGCCTCTGTATGTCCTCCGCCGTCTCAGGTTATATCCAGAGTTTCGGGTCAGATGGTCCCCCCTGTTGCTATGAAGATTTAGAACAAACGGATTGTGCCTTTTTAATTGGTACAAATACAGCTGAATGTCACCCAATTGTATTTAATCGCCTACACAAGCATTGTAAAAAGAACCGTAAGGTGAAAATGATTGTGGTTGACCCCCGGCGTACCTCAACCGCAGAAGCTGCTGATTTACATTTAGCGATTCGACCAGGTACGGATATAGACTTGCTGAATGGAATAGCCCATTTACTAATGCGTTGGGGAAAAATTAACACCCTATTTATTGATGACTGTACGCGAGATTTTCCCCTCTACGCCGATATCATTCGCCATTATCCCCCCGAACTCGTAGCGCGTAAGTGTGGGATTCGGTTAGATGAATTGGAGAAGGCGGCTCGATATTGGGGAGATGCGGAACGAGTATTATCCTTGTGGTCCATGGGGATGAACCAATCCTCGGAAGGAACGGCAAAAGTCCGCACATTAATTAACTTACACCTGATGACCGGAACCCTTGGTAGACCCGGTTCTGGACCCTTTTCCCTCACCGGACAACCCAACGCCATGGGGGGACGAGAAGCGGGGGGACTGGCGCATATTCTCCCTGGTTATCGGTTGGTGAAAAATCCCCAACATCGAGCCGAATTGGAACAATTGTGGGGACTCAATCCGGGGCAAATTTCCCCAGAACCGGGTTTAACCGCTTGGGATATGATTCTGGGATTAGAGACAGGTGCAGTCGGATTCCTCTGGATTGCGGCGACGAATCCGGCGGTGAGTATGCCCGATTTAGAACGCACGAAAGCGGCGTTGAAGCAGTCCCCGTTTACGGTGTATCAGGATGCCTATTATCCCACAGAAACCGCCGCTTATGCTCATGTCATCCTTCCCGCCGCCCAGTGGAGTGAAAAAACGGGAACGATGACGAATTCTGAACGGGTGGTAACCTTATGTCCCCAATTCCGCCACCGAGTTGGCGAATCTAGAGCCGATTGGGAAATCTTTGCCGAAGTTGGCAGGCGTTTAGGGTTTAGGGAACAGTTTGACTTTGCGGATTCGGCGGCGGTGCATCGAGAATTTGTGCAACTCACCCGTGGGCGGGTTTGCGATATGACGGGTATTACCTATGAGCAGTTACAGGAGGCTCCAATTCAGTGGCCCCATCCGGAGGAAAACCCGGATGTAGGGGCGGGTTTTACCGATAAGGTTTTGCCCACCTCTAACGTGACTAAATCCGCCCCGACCAATTCAAAACGATTGTATACAGATTGGCGCTTTCCTACCGCCGATGGACGGGCAAAGTTTGCCGCGTATCATTCACGGGGATTGGCAGAACCCCCTGATCCAAATTATCCTTTAGTCTTGACAACGGGACGCCTTTATGGTCATTGGCACACCCAAACTCGGACAGGTCGAATTCCCAAGATTCAGCAAATGCATCCGCAACCGTTCCTAGAAATCCATCCCCGTGATGCCCAGAAATTGGGGATTGAAGAAGGGAATTGGGTCGAAGTGCGATCGCGCCGGGGCAAAAGTCGGTTTCCGGCTCAGGTAACGAAAGCGATCGCGCCAGGGACGGTATTTGTGCCGATGCATTGGGGGGCGTTGTGGGCAGCGAATTCCGAAGCGAACGCCTTAACCCATCCAGAGTCTTGTCCGGATTCTGGGCAACCGGAGTTAAAAGCCTGTGCGGTGCAGGTGAGTTTAGTTCCAGAGTCCGCAGAGGTGTTATGGGAACAGGAGGTTGAGCAACAGTCGATTTTGGGCAAATAA
- a CDS encoding MFS transporter, with product MLQELWSFRGRYRILHLTWFAFFLSFVVWFNFAPLATAVQEELGLSAAQIRTLAICNVALTVPARIIIGMLLDRFGPRLTYSVLLVYAAIPCLAFSLAQDFSQLVISRLALSIVGAGFVIGIRMVAEWFPPKEIGLAEGIYGGWGNFGSAASAFALPTIAALLTVGAGGGLINWRLAIALTGIIAALYGVFYYRNVQDTPPGKVYQKPKRHGGLEVTTKRDFGFLMLMNVPLVGVLAVLAWRLSNVGFLDQTGLIITWLALLGLYLFQAYKCWDVNKDLMTNQKRYPADDRYNFSQVALLELTYVVNFGSELAVVSMLPAFFEGTFGLSKQLAGMIAASYAFMNLVSRPGGGLISDTLGSRKWTMTVLTGCMGIGYLMLSTVNGSWWLPAAVILTMGCSFFVQAGEGSTFAMVPLIKRRVTGQIAGNVGAYGNVGAVAYLTLFSLLPEGDIGNRVFFQTLGVTALVVTFLCWFFLREPKGSFATHHEGEESELPVEGVPVLVDEQTH from the coding sequence ATGCTGCAAGAATTATGGTCATTTCGCGGTCGATACCGCATTTTACATCTAACGTGGTTCGCCTTCTTTCTCTCCTTTGTCGTTTGGTTCAACTTTGCCCCCTTAGCGACAGCCGTACAAGAAGAATTAGGGTTGAGTGCGGCACAAATTCGGACATTGGCGATTTGTAACGTAGCGCTGACGGTACCGGCTCGGATTATTATCGGTATGTTACTCGACCGTTTTGGTCCACGGTTAACCTATTCGGTGTTGCTGGTTTATGCCGCGATTCCTTGTCTGGCGTTTTCCCTTGCACAAGACTTTAGCCAATTAGTGATCAGCCGTTTAGCCCTAAGTATTGTGGGTGCAGGCTTCGTAATTGGTATCCGCATGGTGGCGGAATGGTTTCCCCCCAAAGAAATTGGCTTGGCTGAAGGAATTTATGGGGGATGGGGTAACTTTGGTTCGGCTGCATCTGCCTTTGCCCTACCCACAATTGCGGCGTTATTAACGGTTGGCGCTGGGGGTGGATTGATCAACTGGCGACTCGCGATCGCACTCACCGGTATTATTGCTGCACTCTATGGCGTCTTTTACTATAGAAACGTTCAAGATACACCTCCGGGTAAAGTTTATCAGAAACCCAAGCGTCACGGTGGCTTAGAAGTCACCACCAAGCGGGACTTTGGATTCCTGATGCTGATGAATGTTCCTCTGGTGGGTGTTCTGGCTGTCTTGGCTTGGCGTTTAAGTAATGTTGGTTTCTTAGATCAAACCGGATTAATTATCACCTGGTTAGCGCTGTTGGGGTTATATCTGTTCCAGGCTTACAAATGCTGGGATGTGAATAAAGACCTGATGACCAATCAAAAACGGTATCCTGCGGATGATCGCTATAACTTCTCCCAAGTCGCGCTTCTGGAATTAACGTATGTGGTCAACTTTGGTTCAGAATTAGCCGTTGTTTCCATGCTTCCCGCCTTTTTTGAAGGAACATTTGGATTGAGTAAGCAATTAGCCGGAATGATTGCTGCTAGTTATGCGTTTATGAACTTAGTTTCACGTCCCGGTGGCGGATTAATTTCAGATACTTTAGGAAGCCGGAAATGGACGATGACGGTGTTGACGGGTTGCATGGGAATTGGCTATCTGATGTTGAGTACCGTTAATGGGAGTTGGTGGCTACCTGCTGCGGTTATTCTCACCATGGGGTGTTCCTTCTTTGTCCAAGCTGGTGAAGGGTCTACTTTTGCCATGGTGCCGTTAATCAAGCGCCGAGTCACGGGTCAGATTGCGGGGAATGTTGGGGCGTATGGTAATGTGGGTGCTGTTGCCTATCTCACCCTATTTAGCTTGCTCCCAGAAGGTGATATCGGCAACCGCGTTTTCTTCCAAACCTTAGGAGTTACAGCATTAGTCGTTACCTTCCTCTGTTGGTTCTTCCTCAGAGAACCTAAAGGATCTTTTGCGACACATCATGAAGGTGAAGAAAGCGAATTGCCAGTCGAAGGTGTTCCAGTTTTGGTGGATGAACAAACCCATTGA
- a CDS encoding cupin-like domain-containing protein encodes MPMNLSISSVPRVDISTLTPEAFRQRYQQTWTPVVITGLLENEPDWTLEYLCAKIGDREFMVRNYERANYNSGEAKRSRVGSGVALETMRFSDYAELLRRGEVQENDLYLGKAPLKTTPLTQTSTWKTLGDKLGFTQPVTDFKMYMGSGSHRSGLHYDILDNTLIQLHGVKKIVLFPPSQTYNLYPFPILGHLRHGMKLRCCFSQVSLDHPDFDAFPKFKQALEHKQEVILERGETLYLPASWWHDVSGIDNTMMCSVNRFWRIYPARRALLNWERWRSILGVVCAIPYIGGNLIAALVQPHPQSTIRQILYRI; translated from the coding sequence ATGCCAATGAACCTTTCGATTTCCTCTGTACCGCGTGTCGATATATCCACCCTCACGCCAGAAGCCTTTCGCCAACGCTATCAACAAACTTGGACACCTGTCGTGATTACCGGATTGTTGGAGAATGAACCAGACTGGACGCTGGAGTATCTTTGTGCCAAAATTGGCGATCGTGAGTTTATGGTGCGGAACTACGAACGGGCTAATTATAACAGTGGAGAGGCAAAACGTTCTCGTGTCGGTAGTGGCGTTGCCTTAGAAACCATGCGATTCTCTGACTATGCCGAACTTTTACGCCGTGGCGAAGTTCAAGAGAATGATCTTTATCTGGGGAAAGCGCCCCTCAAGACTACCCCACTAACCCAAACCTCTACCTGGAAAACCTTGGGCGACAAACTTGGTTTTACTCAACCTGTCACCGACTTTAAAATGTATATGGGTTCAGGAAGCCATCGCTCTGGATTGCATTACGATATCCTGGATAATACCCTGATTCAACTGCATGGGGTCAAGAAAATTGTCTTGTTTCCTCCCTCTCAAACCTACAATCTTTATCCCTTTCCTATTCTCGGTCATTTACGTCATGGGATGAAGTTGCGGTGCTGTTTTAGCCAAGTATCTTTAGACCATCCCGATTTTGACGCCTTTCCTAAATTCAAGCAAGCCCTAGAACACAAACAAGAGGTCATTTTAGAACGCGGAGAAACACTTTATTTACCTGCTAGCTGGTGGCATGATGTCAGCGGAATTGATAACACCATGATGTGTTCAGTTAATCGATTCTGGCGCATTTATCCAGCCAGACGCGCCTTGCTGAATTGGGAACGATGGCGGTCTATCCTGGGAGTTGTCTGTGCTATTCCTTATATAGGAGGAAATTTAATCGCGGCTTTAGTTCAGCCTCATCCCCAATCCACAATTCGCCAAATCTTGTACAGAATTTAA
- a CDS encoding GH3 auxin-responsive promoter family protein, with amino-acid sequence MSNYILPLLTTLTRQVKANFVNKTHQTEAVQERFLLTLLRRYQNTELGRKWGLREIRTIDQFRDRVPVLPYSSYEPYTERIFQGESNILTPDPVVYLNLTSGSTGSKKLIPVTKRFQNSLRGANLTSMGFLVDALKTRQRQFGKLLITNSVQLLGRTPGGVKYGPASVGILRMGKFLYQQLFAHPFETLQPGNSLARHYVCLLFALRDRTMRGMIANFPMLLLRTASYLETYAEDLIRDLDKGTIANWLDLESGIRSQLEHQWSAYPERARELRDILNQEGRLTPKRVWSDLSFVATARGGTSDFYFQRFPDYFEDTPVFGAVYSSAEATFSIYPDVDTDGSVLAIESGFFEFVPQDQWDAEHPKTLLATEVKVGEHYRLLTTNYSGFYRYDIGDVIEVVGFYNKTPLIVFRYRRGGTMSATTEKTTEHHVTQVMQALQQEFDVPLEDFCLTLSESIITPHYLVNIELAPGQRLDNPQLFLTRFDHQLQQANTSYAVKRTDNYIPAPRLRILAPGSFAILRQRQLERGVPDSQLKFPHISNDRQFLAGLKVLEEVKLPGDSDE; translated from the coding sequence ATGTCAAACTATATACTGCCCCTGTTAACCACGCTAACCCGACAGGTTAAAGCCAATTTCGTGAATAAGACGCATCAGACGGAGGCGGTACAGGAACGGTTTCTGCTGACGCTGTTGCGACGGTATCAGAACACCGAACTAGGGCGGAAATGGGGGTTGAGAGAGATTAGAACCATCGACCAATTTCGCGATCGCGTCCCGGTTCTGCCCTATAGTAGTTATGAACCCTACACGGAACGTATTTTCCAGGGGGAGTCGAATATTTTAACCCCTGACCCCGTTGTCTATCTTAATCTCACCAGTGGTTCGACGGGTTCAAAGAAGCTGATTCCTGTTACCAAACGGTTTCAGAATTCCCTAAGAGGGGCGAATTTAACCAGCATGGGTTTCTTGGTTGATGCGCTGAAGACTCGCCAGCGCCAGTTTGGTAAACTCTTGATTACCAACTCCGTACAACTGCTGGGACGCACGCCAGGAGGGGTCAAGTATGGTCCAGCGAGTGTCGGTATACTACGGATGGGGAAGTTTCTCTACCAACAACTGTTTGCCCATCCCTTTGAAACCCTGCAACCGGGGAATAGCCTCGCCCGCCATTACGTTTGCTTACTGTTTGCGCTACGCGATCGCACGATGCGAGGGATGATTGCTAATTTTCCCATGCTCCTGCTACGAACGGCAAGTTATTTGGAAACCTACGCCGAAGATTTAATTCGGGATTTAGACAAAGGGACAATCGCCAATTGGCTGGACTTAGAATCGGGGATTCGGTCACAATTAGAGCATCAATGGTCAGCTTATCCGGAACGGGCGCGGGAACTACGAGATATTTTAAACCAAGAGGGACGCCTAACGCCGAAACGAGTTTGGTCGGATTTATCCTTTGTCGCCACCGCACGCGGCGGTACATCTGATTTTTACTTTCAGCGCTTTCCTGATTATTTTGAGGATACGCCTGTCTTTGGCGCGGTTTATTCTTCAGCAGAAGCAACATTTAGTATCTACCCCGATGTAGATACCGATGGGAGTGTATTGGCGATTGAAAGCGGCTTCTTTGAATTTGTTCCCCAAGATCAATGGGACGCCGAACATCCCAAAACCCTACTGGCTACGGAGGTTAAGGTAGGGGAACACTATCGCCTCTTAACCACAAATTATAGTGGGTTTTATCGCTACGATATTGGCGACGTAATCGAAGTTGTTGGATTTTACAATAAGACGCCCTTAATTGTTTTCCGGTATCGTCGCGGCGGAACGATGTCGGCTACCACAGAGAAGACAACGGAACACCATGTAACTCAGGTGATGCAAGCCTTACAACAGGAATTTGACGTACCTTTAGAAGATTTTTGTCTAACACTTTCAGAGAGTATTATCACTCCCCATTATTTGGTGAATATTGAGTTAGCACCGGGTCAACGTCTGGACAATCCTCAACTATTCCTTACTCGTTTTGACCATCAACTGCAACAAGCAAATACGTCTTATGCGGTAAAGCGAACTGATAATTATATCCCCGCGCCCCGCCTACGAATTTTAGCACCGGGTAGTTTTGCTATTTTGCGTCAGCGTCAGTTAGAACGAGGCGTTCCCGATTCTCAGTTGAAGTTTCCTCATATTAGCAATGATCGACAATTTTTGGCAGGGTTGAAGGTGTTAGAAGAGGTAAAGTTACCTGGAGATAGTGACGAGTAG
- a CDS encoding putative 2-dehydropantoate 2-reductase, with translation MGRQYAVIGTGAIGGFYGACLQKAGLDVHFLLRRDYDYVKEHGLAISSTFGDFTLPQVNAYNQVENMPPCDVVLIALKTTQNHLLPHLLPPLLKPGTVVITLQNGLGVEPEIATIVGETAQVLGGLCFVCSNKIGLGQIHHLDYGQIQLGAYGNNHQPQGITPTMRQIAADFEQANIPIQLAENLLLARWKKLVWNIPYNGLSVVLDATTDAMMKDSYGYQLSEQLMREVIAGAAGYGLEIKESFIQKMLDYTMKMKPYRTSMKIDYDCHRPLEVEAMFGNPMRAAQAVGVAVPQITMLYQQLKFLDARNIAIGN, from the coding sequence ATGGGAAGACAATACGCCGTCATCGGTACAGGCGCAATTGGAGGCTTTTACGGCGCTTGCTTACAAAAAGCTGGACTCGATGTCCATTTTCTCCTCCGGCGCGATTATGACTATGTAAAAGAGCATGGTTTGGCAATTTCGTCAACCTTCGGAGACTTCACCTTACCCCAGGTGAATGCCTATAACCAGGTCGAAAATATGCCCCCTTGTGATGTCGTCTTAATCGCCCTCAAAACCACCCAAAATCATCTCCTCCCACACCTGCTTCCGCCTCTGCTTAAACCTGGAACTGTGGTGATTACGTTACAAAATGGCTTAGGGGTTGAACCTGAAATTGCTACCATCGTCGGGGAAACTGCTCAGGTATTAGGGGGACTCTGCTTTGTCTGTTCTAATAAAATTGGATTGGGTCAAATTCACCATCTCGATTATGGTCAAATCCAGCTAGGTGCCTATGGAAATAACCACCAACCTCAAGGAATTACCCCAACAATGCGTCAGATTGCGGCTGACTTTGAACAAGCCAATATTCCGATTCAGCTTGCTGAGAACTTACTCCTCGCCCGGTGGAAAAAATTGGTGTGGAATATTCCCTATAATGGTCTATCTGTCGTCTTAGATGCGACAACGGATGCGATGATGAAGGATAGTTATGGGTATCAGCTATCGGAACAATTGATGCGAGAAGTCATAGCTGGGGCGGCGGGGTATGGTTTAGAGATAAAGGAGAGTTTTATTCAAAAGATGCTGGATTATACGATGAAAATGAAACCCTATCGTACCAGTATGAAAATTGACTATGATTGTCATCGCCCCTTGGAAGTCGAAGCCATGTTTGGCAACCCGATGCGGGCGGCGCAAGCGGTTGGGGTGGCGGTTCCCCAAATAACCATGCTTTATCAGCAATTAAAATTCCTAGATGCCAGAAATATCGCGATTGGGAATTAG
- a CDS encoding COR domain-containing protein: protein MTENELLQLIEQAAREEWTELDLSGNDLTVLPPDIGKLTHLKKLILGKYQYDDEGDIAGFIGNKLSALPREIGQLHQLEELQIALNQLQELPPEILQLTSLQSLNLGCNKIQELPPEIGQLTSLQSLDLRYNKIQELPPEIGQLTSLQSLNLSGNNIQELPPEIGQLTALQSLDLSFFNNIQELPPQIFQLTSLQSLHLSFNKIQELPAEILQLTSLQSLHLSFNKIQELPAEILQLTSLQSLHLSFNKIQELPAEILQLTSLQSLNLYSNNIQELPPEILQLTSLQSLNLGGNNIQELPPEILQLTSLQSLNLRSNNIQELPPEIRQLPNLKKLDLRSNPLPIPPEILGSKEWYEDPGDVQEILDFYFRIQDPTETAPLYEAKFIIVGEGAAGKTTLAKKIERETYQLQPDEKSTQGIDVIQWHFPHANGQDFRVNIWDFGGQEIYHQTHQFFLTHRSLYALVADNRKENTDFYWWLNVVELLSDNSPVLIINNEKQDRQCPVNERQLRGEFTNLKAVIPANFATNRGLDHIKDAIKQYITHLPHVGTPLPKLWVRVRAALENDSRNYITQQDYDQICQRNQLTDRQDRRRLSRYLHDLGVCLHFQDDPTLKHYIILKPEWGTSAVYNVLDNPTVQKNLGCFTQDTLADIWQGDNYNQMQDELLQLMIRFKLCYPIPNQTDTYIAPQLLDINQPDYDWDEQNNLILRYDYEFMPKGILTRFIVETHPWIENQTLVWRSGVILNKYQTRAEIIEYYYQRQLKIRVSGNRKKELLAVITHELEKIHQSYERLRYNTLVPCNCPECLGSPNPYSYRLDNLRKRLNAGRYEIECDNSYQMVDVRRLIDDVNLSPYPTDKLGIDSPFNKATDSRLQQELNQEREASFSHPHRQTSAKDSQMNDANAANFEKEIFISYAWRGESEEFVNRLDEVFQSQGITIVRDKRDLGYKGLIKEFMERIGRGKCVIIVISDRYLKSPNCMYELVQIAKNGEFYNRIFPIVLSDATIYDPVDRANYIIHWQEEINKLETKIKLIASAANLPSLQRSINEYTEIRATIDGLTDTLQNMNTLTPDIHSESGFNSLINAIQQQIDK from the coding sequence ATGACAGAGAACGAACTACTCCAACTCATTGAACAAGCAGCGCGGGAAGAATGGACAGAACTTGATTTGTCTGGCAATGATTTAACCGTGCTACCGCCGGACATTGGCAAGCTGACTCACCTGAAAAAACTGATTCTGGGTAAATATCAGTATGACGATGAGGGTGATATTGCCGGGTTTATCGGAAACAAGTTAAGCGCCTTACCGAGGGAAATTGGACAACTTCATCAGCTTGAAGAACTTCAGATTGCTCTCAATCAACTCCAAGAACTGCCCCCGGAAATACTTCAACTCACCTCCCTGCAATCCCTTAACCTTGGCTGCAATAAAATCCAAGAACTGCCCCCCGAAATCGGTCAACTCACCTCCCTGCAATCCCTTGACCTCAGATACAATAAAATCCAAGAACTGCCCCCCGAAATCGGTCAACTCACTTCCCTGCAATCCCTTAACCTCAGCGGCAATAATATCCAAGAACTGCCCCCCGAAATCGGTCAACTCACCGCCCTGCAATCCCTTGACCTCAGCTTCTTCAATAATATCCAAGAACTCCCCCCCCAAATCTTTCAACTCACCTCCCTGCAATCCCTTCACCTCAGCTTCAATAAAATCCAAGAACTGCCCGCCGAAATCCTTCAACTCACCTCCCTGCAATCCCTTCACCTCAGCTTCAATAAAATCCAAGAACTGCCCGCCGAAATCCTTCAACTCACCTCCCTGCAATCCCTTCACCTCAGCTTCAATAAAATCCAAGAACTGCCCGCCGAAATCCTTCAACTCACCTCCCTGCAATCCCTTAACCTATACAGCAATAATATCCAAGAACTGCCCCCCGAAATACTTCAACTCACCTCCCTGCAATCCCTTAACCTGGGCGGCAATAATATCCAAGAACTGCCCCCCGAAATACTTCAACTCACCTCCCTGCAATCCCTTAACCTCCGCAGCAATAATATCCAAGAACTGCCGCCCGAAATCAGGCAATTACCCAACCTAAAAAAACTAGATTTACGCAGCAATCCTCTGCCCATTCCCCCAGAAATTTTAGGGTCAAAAGAATGGTACGAAGACCCCGGCGATGTCCAAGAAATCCTGGACTTCTATTTTCGCATCCAAGACCCCACCGAAACCGCTCCCCTCTACGAAGCCAAATTCATCATCGTCGGCGAAGGTGCAGCCGGAAAAACCACCTTAGCCAAGAAAATCGAACGCGAAACCTACCAACTCCAACCCGATGAAAAATCCACCCAAGGCATTGATGTAATCCAATGGCACTTTCCCCATGCCAACGGACAAGACTTTCGCGTCAATATCTGGGACTTTGGCGGACAGGAAATCTATCACCAAACCCATCAATTCTTCCTCACCCACCGTTCCCTTTATGCCTTAGTCGCCGATAATCGCAAAGAAAACACCGATTTTTACTGGTGGCTAAACGTCGTCGAACTCCTCAGCGATAATAGCCCCGTTTTAATTATCAACAATGAAAAACAAGACCGTCAATGTCCCGTCAACGAACGCCAACTCCGGGGAGAATTCACCAATCTCAAAGCGGTTATCCCTGCCAACTTTGCCACCAATCGCGGACTTGATCACATCAAAGATGCCATTAAACAATATATTACCCATCTCCCCCACGTTGGCACCCCATTACCAAAACTTTGGGTACGAGTTCGTGCAGCCTTAGAAAACGATTCCCGCAACTATATCACCCAACAAGACTACGACCAAATTTGCCAGCGCAATCAATTAACTGACCGCCAAGATAGGCGGCGTCTCAGTCGTTATTTACATGACCTCGGCGTCTGCCTCCATTTCCAAGATGACCCCACCCTCAAACACTATATTATTCTCAAACCCGAATGGGGAACCAGCGCCGTCTATAATGTCTTAGATAATCCCACCGTTCAGAAAAACCTCGGCTGTTTTACCCAAGACACCCTGGCTGATATTTGGCAAGGCGATAACTATAACCAAATGCAGGATGAACTCCTACAATTAATGATCCGGTTCAAACTCTGCTATCCCATCCCCAATCAAACGGATACCTACATCGCCCCTCAACTTTTAGATATCAATCAACCCGACTACGATTGGGATGAGCAAAACAATCTCATCTTGCGCTATGACTACGAGTTTATGCCCAAAGGAATCCTCACCCGCTTCATAGTCGAAACCCACCCCTGGATAGAAAACCAAACCCTAGTCTGGCGCAGTGGCGTAATCCTCAACAAATACCAAACCCGCGCCGAAATTATCGAATATTACTATCAGCGCCAACTCAAAATCCGGGTATCCGGAAACCGCAAAAAAGAACTCCTCGCCGTAATTACCCATGAACTAGAAAAAATCCACCAGTCTTATGAACGATTGCGGTATAATACCCTCGTTCCCTGTAACTGTCCCGAATGCTTAGGCAGTCCTAATCCCTATTCCTATCGCCTCGACAACCTCCGCAAACGCTTAAACGCGGGTCGCTATGAGATTGAATGCGATAATAGTTATCAAATGGTGGATGTACGCCGTTTAATTGATGACGTGAACCTCTCCCCCTACCCGACGGATAAACTAGGAATAGACTCACCCTTTAATAAAGCTACAGATTCCCGATTACAACAGGAATTGAACCAGGAAAGAGAAGCCTCCTTTAGCCATCCCCACCGCCAAACCTCCGCCAAGGATTCCCAGATGAATGACGCAAACGCCGCCAACTTCGAGAAAGAAATCTTTATCTCCTACGCTTGGAGAGGGGAAAGTGAGGAATTTGTCAACCGCCTCGATGAGGTGTTTCAATCCCAGGGAATCACGATTGTCCGGGATAAGCGAGACTTAGGCTATAAAGGACTCATCAAGGAATTCATGGAGCGTATTGGACGCGGGAAATGCGTTATTATTGTGATTAGCGATCGCTATCTCAAATCCCCTAACTGTATGTATGAACTCGTCCAGATTGCCAAAAACGGCGAATTCTACAACAGAATCTTCCCGATTGTCTTATCTGACGCCACAATTTATGACCCAGTAGATCGGGCTAATTATATCATTCACTGGCAAGAAGAAATCAATAAACTCGAAACCAAAATAAAATTAATCGCCTCTGCCGCCAACCTCCCCAGTTTACAACGTTCCATCAACGAATACACCGAAATTCGCGCCACCATAGACGGACTCACCGATACGCTACAAAACATGAATACCCTCACCCCCGACATTCACAGCGAATCGGGATTTAATAGTTTAATTAACGCCATTCAACAGCAAATTGATAAATAA